From one Nocardioides scoriae genomic stretch:
- a CDS encoding DUF4331 domain-containing protein, with protein MSSHREAPEISKDPVADGTDVYAFRSPDKPDTVTLIANFIPLQQPDGGPNFYEFGEDVVYDIHISNGGRARTDIRYRFDFRTVVRNKKTFLYNTGPINDIDDATWNRPQFYKVTRTEGRSSRVIGSNLSTPPVNVGPRSTPDYAKLAGQAVHRLGSRTVFAGQRADAFHVDLGSIFDLGALRPFNEAHVISMPNMNGVNSVQSYNVHTIAIQVPISDLSRKNNRPTDPLRTDSVIGVWATASRRRGRVFDRKQGRFVNRGPWVQVSRLGNPLFNEVLVPMAEKDEWNVRPPEDDRAYAKYVNKPELQGLLPALYPSVFPRLAAYKKTRADLNAILLTGIPKGVVPGFANYTGPVQADMLRLNLAIPPSQDPKDGGLVAGDAAGFPNGRRISDDVVAIELKAIAGATIPLVDPSYTPDDAAAALTDGTSNTNSPLLDHFPYLGLPGGGYQTVPGTAAAS; from the coding sequence ATGTCGAGCCACCGCGAAGCCCCGGAGATCTCGAAGGACCCCGTCGCCGACGGCACGGACGTCTACGCGTTCCGCAGTCCCGACAAGCCGGACACGGTCACCCTGATCGCCAACTTCATCCCGCTGCAGCAGCCGGACGGGGGCCCGAACTTCTACGAGTTCGGCGAGGACGTCGTCTACGACATCCACATCTCCAACGGCGGCCGGGCCAGGACCGACATCCGCTACCGCTTCGACTTCCGCACCGTGGTGCGCAACAAGAAGACGTTCCTCTACAACACCGGTCCGATCAACGACATCGACGACGCCACCTGGAACCGCCCGCAGTTCTACAAGGTGACCCGCACCGAGGGCCGCAGCAGCCGGGTCATCGGCAGCAACCTGTCGACCCCGCCGGTCAACGTCGGGCCGCGCTCGACGCCCGACTACGCCAAGCTGGCCGGCCAGGCGGTGCACCGGCTCGGGTCGCGGACCGTCTTCGCCGGGCAGCGGGCCGACGCCTTCCACGTCGACCTGGGCAGCATCTTCGACCTGGGGGCGCTGCGGCCCTTCAACGAGGCGCACGTCATCTCGATGCCGAACATGAACGGCGTCAACTCGGTGCAGTCCTACAACGTGCACACGATCGCGATCCAGGTGCCGATCTCGGACCTGAGCCGCAAGAACAACCGGCCCACCGACCCGCTGCGCACCGACTCGGTGATCGGCGTCTGGGCCACGGCCAGCCGGCGCCGCGGGCGGGTCTTCGACCGCAAGCAGGGCCGCTTCGTCAACCGCGGCCCCTGGGTCCAGGTCTCCCGCCTGGGCAACCCGCTGTTCAACGAGGTGCTGGTGCCGATGGCGGAGAAGGACGAGTGGAACGTCCGGCCGCCCGAGGACGACCGTGCCTACGCCAAGTACGTCAACAAGCCCGAGCTGCAGGGCCTGCTCCCGGCGCTGTACCCCTCGGTCTTCCCGAGGCTGGCGGCGTACAAGAAGACGCGCGCCGACCTCAACGCCATCCTGCTGACCGGCATCCCCAAGGGCGTGGTCCCCGGCTTCGCCAACTACACGGGTCCGGTGCAGGCGGACATGCTGCGCCTCAACCTGGCGATCCCGCCGTCGCAGGACCCGAAGGACGGCGGCCTCGTCGCAGGTGACGCGGCCGGCTTCCCCAACGGTCGACGCATCAGCGACGACGTGGTGGCGATCGAGCTCAAGGCGATCGCCGGGGCCACCATCCCGCTGGTCGACCCGTCGTACACCCCGGACGACGCGGCGGCGGCGCTCACCGACGGCACGAGCAACACCAACTCGCCGCTGCTCGACCACTTCCCCTACCTGGGGCTGCCCGGTGGTGGCTACCAGACGGTGCCGGGGACGGCGGCGGCGTCGTGA
- a CDS encoding aldehyde dehydrogenase, translating to MTETVSDTATQNGALESFGLFIDGRQVAAASGRTFESTNPFTGRTWATVADGGPEDVDRAVASSRAAFEGEWGQMSGFGRAAVLRDIATAITDNAERLALLEVRDSGKLMREMRGQLQGLGVWYSYFSGLADKIEGRTVPAISQSTYFGYTLREPVGVVGAITPWNSPLLLLTFKLAPLLAAGCTCVVKPSEHAPASTVAFAEVLHEAGLPAGVLNVVTGWDRSTGEALASHTGVDKVAFTGSTATGAKVAQAAVANINKVTLELGGKSPQVVFADADLDAAANGLVAGVFAATGQTCMAGSRLIVHESVKDELVAKVAARADAITQGDPTEAETEMGPVANQPQYEKVLGYLQGARDEGWTIAAGGGPNEELGGLFVRPTVVVAEPDATIAREEVFGPVLTAYTFTDEEEAVRLANDTPYGLAGAVWTKDVHRAHRVAAAIKAGTVWVNAYRVVAPNMPFGGYGLSGIGRENGSQAVDEYLEHKSVFVELTGGTRDPFKLG from the coding sequence GTGACCGAGACCGTCTCCGACACCGCCACGCAGAACGGCGCGCTGGAGTCCTTCGGACTCTTCATCGACGGCCGACAGGTCGCGGCCGCGTCGGGCCGCACGTTCGAGTCCACCAACCCCTTCACGGGACGGACCTGGGCGACCGTGGCCGACGGCGGGCCCGAGGACGTCGACCGCGCGGTGGCCTCGAGCCGGGCGGCGTTCGAGGGGGAGTGGGGCCAGATGTCGGGGTTCGGCCGCGCCGCGGTCCTGCGTGACATCGCCACGGCCATCACCGACAACGCCGAGCGGCTCGCCCTGCTGGAGGTGCGCGACTCCGGCAAGCTGATGCGCGAGATGCGCGGCCAGCTCCAGGGCCTGGGGGTCTGGTACTCCTACTTCTCCGGCCTGGCCGACAAGATCGAGGGCCGCACGGTGCCGGCCATCTCCCAGAGCACCTACTTCGGCTACACGCTGCGCGAGCCCGTCGGCGTGGTCGGCGCGATCACGCCGTGGAACTCGCCGCTGCTGCTGCTCACCTTCAAGCTCGCGCCGCTCCTGGCCGCCGGCTGCACCTGCGTGGTCAAGCCGTCGGAGCACGCGCCCGCCTCGACGGTCGCCTTCGCCGAGGTGCTCCACGAGGCCGGGCTGCCGGCCGGGGTGCTCAACGTCGTCACGGGCTGGGACCGCTCCACCGGCGAGGCGCTGGCCTCCCACACGGGCGTGGACAAGGTGGCGTTCACCGGCAGCACGGCCACCGGGGCCAAGGTCGCCCAGGCGGCCGTCGCCAACATCAACAAGGTCACCCTGGAGCTCGGCGGCAAGTCCCCGCAGGTCGTCTTCGCCGACGCCGACCTCGACGCCGCCGCCAACGGGCTGGTCGCCGGCGTCTTCGCGGCGACCGGACAGACCTGCATGGCCGGCTCCCGGTTGATCGTGCACGAGAGCGTCAAGGACGAGCTGGTCGCCAAGGTCGCGGCCCGGGCCGATGCCATCACCCAGGGGGACCCGACCGAGGCGGAGACCGAGATGGGTCCGGTCGCCAACCAGCCGCAGTACGAGAAGGTGCTCGGCTACCTCCAGGGCGCCCGCGACGAGGGCTGGACGATCGCCGCCGGCGGTGGCCCCAACGAGGAGCTCGGTGGGCTGTTCGTGCGGCCCACGGTCGTCGTGGCCGAGCCCGACGCCACGATCGCGCGCGAGGAGGTCTTCGGGCCGGTCCTCACGGCGTACACCTTCACCGACGAGGAGGAGGCCGTCCGCCTGGCCAACGACACGCCGTACGGGCTGGCGGGCGCGGTGTGGACCAAGGACGTCCACCGCGCCCACCGGGTGGCCGCGGCGATCAAGGCCGGCACGGTGTGGGTCAACGCCTACCGCGTGGTCGCGCCCAACATGCCCTTCGGCGGCTACGGCCTCTCGGGCATCGGTCGGGAGAACGGCTCGCAGGCGGTCGACGAGTACCTCGAGCACAAGTCGGTCTTCGTCGAGCTCACCGGCGGCACCCGGGACCCGTTCAAGCTCGGTTGA
- a CDS encoding GNAT family N-acetyltransferase: MSRPVSGRTRPVLTAVQAAREAERFALLADPVRVRLLHALASSASGTPVEDLAAAVGLDGSECARQVGLLRGAGLVLVEGSDATGTARVDPTGRTQLPVALDLVLGTAAVPAYRLEDLPADVATRTVRAADMPHVLAVYEEGIATRQATFETVVPSAEELQARWRPGLAWVAEVDGAVVGWTAVTPVSGRACYAGVGETSVYVAASARGRGVGRALLHTQVTEAERAGAWTLQTAIFPENHASLALHRSAGYRSLAVRERIARLDGTWRDTVLLERRVSASRGAW, translated from the coding sequence ATGTCGCGACCTGTGTCCGGGCGCACGCGCCCCGTCCTGACGGCGGTCCAGGCGGCCCGGGAGGCCGAGCGCTTCGCGCTGCTGGCCGATCCCGTCCGGGTCCGGTTGCTGCACGCGCTGGCGTCCTCGGCGAGCGGGACACCGGTCGAGGACCTGGCGGCCGCGGTGGGGCTCGACGGCTCCGAGTGCGCGCGTCAGGTCGGGCTGCTGCGCGGGGCCGGGCTGGTCCTGGTCGAGGGCTCCGACGCCACCGGCACGGCCCGGGTCGACCCGACGGGCCGGACCCAGTTGCCCGTCGCCCTCGACCTGGTCCTCGGGACGGCGGCCGTGCCGGCGTACCGGCTCGAGGACCTGCCTGCCGACGTCGCCACCCGCACCGTCCGTGCCGCCGACATGCCCCACGTGCTGGCCGTCTACGAGGAGGGGATCGCCACGCGCCAGGCGACCTTCGAGACCGTCGTGCCGAGCGCGGAGGAGCTCCAGGCGAGGTGGCGGCCCGGCCTGGCGTGGGTCGCCGAGGTCGACGGCGCCGTGGTCGGCTGGACGGCGGTGACGCCGGTCTCCGGTCGTGCCTGCTACGCCGGTGTCGGGGAGACCTCGGTCTACGTGGCCGCATCGGCCCGGGGCCGCGGCGTGGGCCGTGCGCTGCTCCACACCCAGGTGACCGAAGCCGAGCGCGCCGGCGCCTGGACGCTGCAGACCGCGATCTTCCCGGAGAACCACGCCAGCCTGGCCCTGCACCGGTCCGCCGGCTACCGCTCGCTGGCCGTGCGGGAGCGGATCGCCCGCCTCGACGGCACCTGGCGCGACACCGTGCTGCTCGAGCGCCGGGTCAGCGCGTCGAGGGGCGCGTGGTGA
- a CDS encoding CBS domain-containing protein, producing the protein MTPDPVSVTPTTSARDATAALSRHRISALPVVDGGTVVGVVSEADLLRDAFPPDRRAHLRPPPERSGPTGTTVGEVMTSPAVTAHAATDVADVVRTMATGGFKSLPVVDDHGALVGVVSRSDLVRFRDRGDEEVRDEVVSLLRDLLHPEWRAEVADGVVTVVGPTTPDDVALAEASVASVPGVVRVTTRPSTR; encoded by the coding sequence ATGACGCCCGACCCGGTGTCCGTCACCCCGACGACCTCGGCCAGGGACGCCACGGCCGCGCTCTCGCGGCACCGGATCTCGGCCCTCCCCGTCGTCGACGGGGGAACCGTGGTGGGCGTGGTGAGCGAGGCGGACCTGCTGCGCGACGCCTTCCCGCCCGACCGCCGGGCCCACCTGCGTCCTCCCCCGGAGCGCTCGGGGCCCACCGGGACCACCGTCGGCGAGGTGATGACGTCACCGGCGGTCACGGCGCACGCCGCCACCGATGTCGCGGACGTCGTGCGCACCATGGCGACGGGAGGCTTCAAGAGCCTCCCGGTCGTCGACGACCACGGCGCGCTCGTGGGCGTCGTCAGCCGCAGCGACCTGGTGCGCTTCCGCGACCGGGGCGACGAGGAGGTCCGCGACGAGGTCGTGTCACTGCTGCGAGACCTGCTCCACCCCGAGTGGCGGGCGGAGGTCGCCGACGGCGTCGTCACCGTCGTGGGTCCCACGACCCCCGACGACGTCGCCCTCGCCGAGGCCAGCGTGGCGAGCGTCCCGGGGGTCGTGCGGGTCACCACGCGCCCCTCGACGCGCTGA
- a CDS encoding glycosyltransferase family 39 protein — MTTTELGRDVGGRREVRPVAWRSILLPTVVVALALTLSSGAYGYHRDELYFRMLPARWGYVDQPPLTPFIARTMAGLVDQVWAMHLPATLLMAGSVVVMALLARELGGDRSAQTLCAWAYGTALLPLEFSRVLLTATVDLVLWPLIVLLVVRAVVREEPRWWLLAGLVVGLSTYNKLLVAVLVVGVVAGIALVGPRRLLRSPWPWGAGLVALVVGAPNLVYQATHDWPQLTMGQALADANGTEVRLVTLPLLLVMLGLPLVPVWGAGLVALWRGSIHPELRFLAAALPVVVALTLLGGSQPYYPLGLLSVVLAAGCVVVARQRWVVPAVVANATVSVLVALPVVPLAWLSATPITTFNQVGQDQIGWPAHVARVAEVRDALPPAQRRRSVVVADNYGEAGALARYGPDHGITQVYSAHNELYYLGRPPESATVAVVVGTSPSRLRGWFASCRIVAQLDNGLGIGNQEQDQPITVCRNPLGGWATVWPQMQHHA, encoded by the coding sequence GTGACGACCACGGAGCTGGGTCGCGACGTCGGCGGGCGCCGCGAGGTGCGACCCGTCGCCTGGCGGAGCATCCTGCTCCCGACCGTCGTGGTGGCGCTGGCGCTGACGCTGTCGAGCGGCGCCTACGGCTACCACCGCGACGAGCTCTACTTCCGGATGCTCCCCGCGCGCTGGGGGTACGTCGACCAGCCGCCCCTGACGCCGTTCATCGCCCGGACCATGGCCGGCCTGGTCGACCAGGTGTGGGCGATGCACCTGCCCGCGACGCTGCTGATGGCCGGCTCGGTCGTGGTGATGGCCCTGCTCGCCCGCGAGCTCGGCGGCGACCGGTCGGCGCAGACGCTCTGCGCCTGGGCGTACGGCACCGCGCTGCTGCCCCTGGAGTTCTCCCGGGTGCTGCTCACCGCGACCGTCGACCTGGTCCTGTGGCCGCTGATCGTGCTGCTGGTGGTCCGCGCCGTGGTGCGCGAGGAGCCCCGCTGGTGGCTGCTGGCGGGCCTGGTCGTCGGCCTGAGCACCTACAACAAGCTGCTGGTGGCCGTGCTCGTCGTGGGCGTGGTCGCCGGCATCGCCCTGGTCGGGCCCCGCCGCCTGCTGCGCTCGCCGTGGCCGTGGGGCGCGGGTCTGGTCGCCCTGGTGGTCGGCGCGCCCAACCTCGTCTACCAGGCGACCCACGACTGGCCCCAGCTGACGATGGGCCAGGCCCTGGCCGACGCCAACGGCACCGAGGTCCGCCTGGTCACGCTGCCGCTGCTGCTGGTGATGCTGGGCCTGCCGCTGGTCCCGGTGTGGGGCGCCGGCCTGGTCGCCCTGTGGCGCGGCTCGATCCACCCGGAGCTCCGGTTCCTGGCCGCCGCGCTGCCCGTGGTGGTGGCGCTGACCCTGCTCGGCGGCAGCCAGCCCTACTACCCCCTCGGGCTGCTCAGCGTGGTGCTCGCCGCCGGCTGCGTCGTGGTCGCCCGACAGCGGTGGGTGGTGCCCGCGGTGGTGGCCAACGCGACCGTCTCGGTGCTGGTCGCGCTGCCCGTGGTGCCCCTCGCGTGGTTGTCGGCCACCCCGATCACCACCTTCAACCAGGTCGGCCAGGACCAGATCGGGTGGCCCGCCCACGTGGCCCGGGTGGCCGAGGTCCGCGACGCCCTCCCCCCGGCCCAGCGCCGGCGCAGCGTCGTGGTCGCGGACAACTACGGCGAGGCCGGCGCCCTCGCGCGCTACGGCCCCGACCACGGCATCACGCAGGTCTACAGCGCCCACAACGAGCTCTACTACCTGGGCCGACCGCCGGAGTCGGCCACCGTCGCCGTCGTCGTCGGCACCTCCCCGTCCCGGCTGCGCGGCTGGTTCGCCAGTTGCCGGATCGTGGCCCAGCTCGACAACGGCCTGGGCATCGGCAACCAGGAGCAGGACCAGCCGATCACGGTCTGCCGCAACCCGCTGGGGGGCTGGGCGACCGTCTGGCCCCAGATGCAGCACCACGCCTGA
- a CDS encoding AraC family transcriptional regulator, with the protein MRREFLAGDAVIATQSLEEARDAVTRVYLPHELVGPQDAMDMRLNATSDRYLTLGYLTYQAETELRMPPAEQWYHVNLQLTGATWASRSDGRTEVTPAGARGLVLNPHQANTVRWSPDAEQLILKVSRSSLETHLAELIGRPVTEVVDFDFGLDLASSSGQALLRSVRFLATELERADGVRDRPLARAQLEAYVLTNLLTAGRHQYSDAIAGREDTTRLGRVALVLRHVDEHAHEELTPEVLARVACVSVRSLHAAFQEELGESPMAYVRRVRLAKVRADLLRADPRSTRVTDVALSWGFFHQSRFAQQYREQFGELPSATLHA; encoded by the coding sequence GTGCGCAGAGAGTTCCTGGCGGGCGACGCCGTCATCGCCACGCAGAGCCTCGAGGAGGCCCGTGACGCGGTGACCCGGGTCTACCTGCCGCACGAGCTCGTCGGGCCGCAGGACGCGATGGACATGCGGCTGAACGCGACGAGCGACCGCTACCTCACGCTCGGCTACCTCACCTACCAGGCCGAGACCGAGCTGCGGATGCCGCCGGCCGAGCAGTGGTACCACGTCAACCTGCAGCTGACCGGCGCCACCTGGGCCTCGCGCAGCGACGGCCGCACGGAGGTGACCCCGGCCGGGGCGCGCGGGCTGGTGCTCAACCCCCACCAGGCGAACACCGTGCGGTGGTCGCCGGACGCCGAGCAGCTGATCCTCAAGGTCTCGCGGAGCAGCCTGGAGACGCACCTGGCCGAGCTGATCGGCCGGCCGGTGACCGAGGTGGTCGACTTCGACTTCGGCCTCGACCTCGCCAGCAGCTCGGGACAGGCGCTGCTGCGCTCGGTCCGCTTCCTGGCCACCGAGCTCGAGCGCGCCGACGGCGTGCGCGACCGGCCGCTGGCGCGGGCCCAGCTCGAGGCCTACGTCCTGACCAACCTGCTCACGGCCGGGCGACACCAGTACTCCGACGCCATCGCCGGGCGCGAGGACACCACGCGCCTGGGACGGGTGGCACTGGTGCTGCGCCACGTCGACGAGCACGCCCACGAGGAGCTCACGCCGGAGGTGCTCGCTCGAGTGGCGTGCGTCAGCGTCCGGTCGCTGCACGCGGCGTTCCAGGAGGAGCTGGGGGAGTCGCCGATGGCGTACGTGCGCCGGGTGCGCCTGGCCAAGGTGCGGGCCGACCTGCTGCGCGCCGACCCGCGCAGCACCCGGGTCACCGACGTCGCGCTGAGCTGGGGGTTCTTCCACCAGTCGCGCTTCGCCCAGCAGTACCGCGAGCAGTTCGGCGAGCTGCCGAGCGCGACCCTGCACGCCTAG
- a CDS encoding FAD-binding domain-containing protein produces MPSLPPLPPVDDTEAVVAWVATHLGELALEGPDGIRPGGHRGGQAAADTALATLDVAGYARSRSTVLPEGRRGASRLSPYVRHGLLGLPEVWDAVADAPANDKRRFRDELMWQEFARHLYARTGAATAEPLRFDPPHPAAPAEWDEQMACTSWLRDELEGEGWLVNQTRMWWASHWTVRHGRDWREGEDDFFRHLLDGSRAANRLGWQWTVGTGTGKPYGFSRWQVEKRAPQLCRSCPLREACPIQDWPDAERGPAVAGTPTASTTGPGAGPDVVVREGEPAAVWLTAESLGDGDPALAAHPDLPVVFVYDEPLLRALRLSGKRLVFLAECLADLAERREVDVRLGRVPDELGETPVAATYAPVPGFARRSAAVTLAELHPWPWLARPAQQRLTSFSAWRKGVRR; encoded by the coding sequence GTGCCCTCCCTGCCCCCGCTGCCCCCCGTCGACGACACGGAGGCGGTCGTCGCCTGGGTGGCGACCCACCTGGGCGAGCTCGCCCTGGAGGGCCCCGACGGGATCCGCCCCGGTGGCCACCGCGGCGGGCAGGCGGCCGCCGACACCGCGCTCGCCACCCTCGACGTCGCGGGCTACGCCCGGTCCCGCTCGACGGTGCTGCCGGAGGGGCGACGGGGCGCGAGCCGGCTCTCGCCGTACGTCCGCCACGGGCTGCTCGGCCTCCCCGAGGTCTGGGACGCGGTGGCCGACGCCCCGGCCAACGACAAGCGGCGGTTCCGCGACGAGCTGATGTGGCAGGAGTTCGCCCGCCACCTCTACGCCCGCACCGGCGCGGCGACAGCCGAGCCGCTGCGCTTCGACCCGCCGCACCCCGCGGCCCCGGCGGAGTGGGACGAGCAGATGGCGTGCACCTCCTGGCTGCGCGACGAGCTCGAGGGCGAGGGATGGCTGGTCAACCAGACCCGGATGTGGTGGGCCTCCCACTGGACGGTCCGGCACGGCCGCGACTGGCGCGAGGGCGAGGACGACTTCTTCCGCCACCTGCTCGACGGCTCGCGCGCCGCCAACCGGCTCGGCTGGCAGTGGACGGTCGGCACGGGCACCGGCAAGCCCTACGGCTTCAGCCGCTGGCAGGTCGAGAAGCGGGCCCCCCAGCTGTGCCGCTCGTGCCCGCTGCGCGAGGCCTGCCCGATCCAGGACTGGCCCGACGCGGAGCGGGGTCCGGCCGTCGCGGGCACGCCGACCGCCTCGACGACCGGGCCCGGCGCCGGGCCGGACGTGGTGGTGCGCGAGGGCGAGCCGGCCGCGGTCTGGCTGACCGCCGAGTCGCTGGGAGACGGCGACCCCGCCCTGGCCGCGCACCCCGACCTGCCCGTCGTCTTCGTGTACGACGAGCCGCTGCTCCGCGCGCTGCGGCTGTCCGGCAAGCGGCTGGTCTTCCTGGCCGAGTGCCTCGCCGACCTGGCCGAGCGGCGCGAGGTCGACGTGCGTCTCGGGCGGGTGCCCGACGAGCTGGGCGAGACCCCCGTGGCCGCGACGTACGCCCCGGTGCCGGGGTTCGCCCGCCGCTCCGCCGCCGTCACGCTGGCCGAGCTCCACCCCTGGCCGTGGCTCGCCCGCCCGGCCCAGCAGCGACTGACCTCCTTCAGCGCCTGGCGCAAGGGCGTCCGCCGCTGA
- a CDS encoding class I SAM-dependent methyltransferase — translation MQHTSTTAPARARTLSAAQAMDAAYSGADCRLVLDDGRTTPVQAARWAETASLSDVELLVDSCAGPTLDIGCGPGRLSAAVAARAHHVLGIDISPVAVRQTRARGAAAAVHDVFDDLPRRGRWQHLLLADGNIGIGGSPTRLLRRARQLLSPDGTVVVEVTADDGVRVHRGVRLRLGQRETAPFSWATVGTRAMPDLAAATGFDLLRISEAAGRHVAVLRPRAA, via the coding sequence GTGCAGCACACGTCGACCACCGCTCCCGCCCGCGCTCGGACGCTGTCCGCGGCCCAGGCCATGGACGCGGCGTACTCCGGGGCCGACTGCCGCCTCGTCCTCGACGACGGCCGCACCACCCCGGTCCAGGCCGCCCGGTGGGCGGAGACCGCGTCGCTCTCCGACGTCGAGCTGCTCGTCGACTCCTGCGCCGGCCCCACCCTCGACATCGGGTGCGGCCCCGGCCGCCTGAGCGCTGCCGTCGCGGCCCGCGCCCACCACGTGCTGGGCATCGACATCTCCCCCGTCGCCGTGCGCCAGACCCGCGCCCGCGGCGCCGCGGCGGCCGTCCACGACGTCTTCGACGACCTCCCGCGCCGGGGCCGGTGGCAGCACCTGCTCCTCGCGGACGGCAACATCGGCATCGGCGGCTCGCCCACGCGGCTGCTGCGGCGGGCGCGCCAGCTGCTCTCCCCCGACGGAACCGTCGTGGTCGAGGTGACCGCGGACGACGGCGTGCGCGTCCACCGCGGCGTGCGCCTGCGGCTCGGCCAGCGCGAGACCGCCCCCTTCAGCTGGGCCACGGTCGGCACCCGCGCGATGCCCGACCTGGCCGCAGCGACCGGCTTCGACCTGCTGCGCATCTCCGAGGCCGCCGGTCGCCACGTCGCGGTGCTGCGCCCCCGCGCCGCGTAG